A genomic region of Pseudoalteromonas piscicida contains the following coding sequences:
- a CDS encoding electron transfer flavoprotein-ubiquinone oxidoreductase, whose product MVERETMEFDVVIVGAGPAGLSCAIRLAQQAQEKQQELMICVVEKGSEVGAHILSGAVFETKALDELIPDWAAKGAPVTTKVTGDDIYLFKNETNATKLPHLVVPKTFKNDGNYIVSMGNVCRWLAEQAEQLGVEIFPGFSAHSLIVEEQQVKGIITGDMGLDRDAQPKDSYMPGMELRAKYTVFAEGCRGHLGKQLIAEFKLDKDASPQHYGIGFKEIWQVDPSKHKEGLVVHGTGWPLDNDTHGGSFMYHAENNQVVVGLIIDLNYTNPHLSPFDEFQRMKHHHTFASVLEGGERIAYGARAIAKGGFHSLPKMHFPGGLLIGCDAGTLNFAKIKGNHTAMKSGMLAADAIIEALDQESAPLDLVSFADKFKASWLYDELYQSRNFGPAMHKLGRIMGGAYNMIDQNIFSGSLPFTIKDEHQDHAQLKLASESQTISYPKPDGKLSFDKLSSVFLSNTNHEEVQPCHLQLKDSDIPIKVNLAKFDEPAQRYCPAGVYEVNENEQGEKLFVINSQNCIHCKTCDIKDPSQNITWVTPEGAGGPNYPNM is encoded by the coding sequence ATGGTCGAACGCGAAACCATGGAGTTTGATGTTGTGATAGTTGGTGCAGGTCCTGCGGGCCTGTCTTGCGCTATCCGACTCGCTCAACAGGCTCAAGAAAAACAACAAGAATTAATGATCTGTGTAGTCGAAAAAGGCTCAGAAGTAGGTGCACATATTTTGTCTGGTGCAGTATTTGAAACCAAAGCACTAGACGAACTTATCCCTGATTGGGCTGCAAAAGGCGCTCCTGTGACAACGAAAGTGACGGGTGACGACATTTATTTATTCAAAAATGAAACCAATGCCACCAAACTGCCTCATCTAGTGGTACCAAAAACATTTAAAAATGACGGCAACTATATTGTTTCCATGGGGAATGTTTGTCGTTGGCTCGCTGAACAAGCAGAGCAACTTGGCGTAGAAATTTTCCCAGGCTTTAGCGCCCACTCTCTAATTGTTGAAGAGCAACAAGTTAAAGGTATTATTACCGGTGATATGGGCTTAGATAGAGATGCCCAACCTAAAGACAGCTACATGCCTGGAATGGAGCTTAGAGCGAAATATACCGTATTTGCTGAAGGTTGCCGTGGCCACTTAGGCAAACAACTTATAGCTGAATTTAAACTGGATAAAGACGCTTCTCCTCAACACTATGGCATCGGCTTTAAGGAAATTTGGCAAGTAGACCCAAGCAAGCATAAAGAAGGTCTTGTTGTACACGGCACAGGCTGGCCGCTCGACAATGATACCCATGGCGGCTCATTTATGTATCACGCTGAAAACAATCAAGTCGTGGTCGGGTTAATCATCGACTTAAATTACACTAACCCACACCTAAGCCCATTTGATGAGTTTCAGCGTATGAAGCATCACCACACCTTTGCGAGTGTACTGGAAGGTGGTGAGCGCATTGCCTATGGTGCTCGAGCAATCGCCAAAGGTGGCTTTCACAGCCTACCTAAAATGCATTTCCCAGGTGGTTTACTGATTGGCTGTGACGCAGGTACCCTCAACTTTGCCAAAATTAAAGGCAACCATACAGCAATGAAGTCCGGTATGCTTGCAGCCGATGCCATCATTGAGGCATTAGACCAAGAAAGCGCTCCGTTAGACTTGGTAAGCTTTGCCGACAAATTTAAGGCAAGCTGGCTTTATGATGAGCTTTATCAATCTCGCAACTTTGGCCCAGCAATGCATAAGTTAGGTCGTATTATGGGTGGCGCCTACAATATGATCGACCAAAACATTTTCTCAGGTTCGCTACCATTTACCATTAAGGACGAACATCAGGATCACGCACAGCTTAAGCTTGCATCTGAGTCGCAAACTATAAGTTACCCAAAGCCGGATGGTAAATTAAGTTTTGACAAACTTTCTTCCGTATTTTTATCGAATACTAACCATGAAGAAGTGCAACCATGCCATTTACAGTTAAAAGATTCTGATATACCAATCAAAGTGAATTTAGCTAAGTTTGATGAGCCTGCACAGCGCTACTGCCCCGCAGGCGTGTATGAAGTAAACGAAAACGAGCAAGGTGAGAAGCTGTTTGTTATCAATTCGCAAAACTGTATTCATTGCAAAACCTGCGATATTAAAGATCCGAGCCAAAATATTACCTGGGTCACACCAGAAGGGGCTGGTGGTCCGAACTATCCAAACATGTAA